GACCGCTTCGCGAAGATGGGGAACCTCGGTGTCGACGACACGGTCCGCATCCTCGGCATCCTGCGCGACGCCGGGGTCTCGACGCTCGACACCGCCGACATCTACTCGGTCGGGGGCGCCGAGGAAGTGCTCGGGCAGGCGCTCAAGGGGCAGCGCGACGACTTCGTGCTGGTGACCAAGGCGTATCAGCGGATGCATGCCGGCCCGTTCGGCACCGGCCTGTCGCGCCGCTACCTCGTCGCCGCGTGCGAGGCCAGCCTGCGCCGCCTGCAGACCGACTACCTCGATCTCTATCTCTGCCACGAGCCGGACACGTTCGTGCCGGTGGAGGAGACGCTGCGGGCTTACGACGATCTCGTGTCGGCCGGCAAGGTTCGCTACATCGGCTGCTCGAACCACGCCGCGTGGCAGGTGATGAAGGCGCTCGCCGCGTCCGATCGGATCCTGGCGCCGCGCTACGTCACGCAGCAGGTGAACTATTCGCTGGTCGCCCGCGACGTCGAGCACGACATCGTGCCGCTGGCCCTCGACCAGCGCTGCGGACTGATGGTGTGGAGCCCGCTCCAGGCGGGTCTGCTCACTGGAAAGTTCCGGCGCGACTCGCCGAAACCGGAGGTCGCCCGGATCAATGATCTGGGCGTTCCCGGCACGGTCGACTTCGATCGTCTCTATCGCATCGTCGACGTGCTCGACGCCATTGCCCGCGAGCGCGCCGCGACGATCGCCCAGGTGGCGATCAACTGGGTGCTGCACAAACCCGGCGTCGACACGGTGATCCTCGGCGCCCGCAACGAGACGCAGCTTCGCGACATCCTCAAGTCGGCAGACTTCCGCCTGACGCCG
The window above is part of the Vicinamibacterales bacterium genome. Proteins encoded here:
- a CDS encoding aldo/keto reductase, producing MEQRFLGNSGLSVSALTFGTMTLGGRDRFAKMGNLGVDDTVRILGILRDAGVSTLDTADIYSVGGAEEVLGQALKGQRDDFVLVTKAYQRMHAGPFGTGLSRRYLVAACEASLRRLQTDYLDLYLCHEPDTFVPVEETLRAYDDLVSAGKVRYIGCSNHAAWQVMKALAASDRILAPRYVTQQVNYSLVARDVEHDIVPLALDQRCGLMVWSPLQAGLLTGKFRRDSPKPEVARINDLGVPGTVDFDRLYRIVDVLDAIARERAATIAQVAINWVLHKPGVDTVILGARNETQLRDILKSADFRLTPEESARLDEVSALPEPYPQWHQHKFGIERNPRLPAQR